A genome region from Clostridium sp. JN-9 includes the following:
- the fabD gene encoding ACP S-malonyltransferase: protein MGKIAFLFSGQGAQYVGMGKELYENIQVSRKVFEEADKALGFSISGICFNGPAELINSTENTQPAVLTVSIAALKALQEKGINPDCCAGLSLGEYSALVCSNVFDFETAVSLVKKRGRYMQEAVPEGIGTMAAIIGLERDKVLEACNECSHIGVVEAANFNCPGQIVIAGEIKAVKEACVRAKEKGAMKTVMLTVSGPFHSSMLKSASIKLKRELENINLNDMKVPVFTNVNGKEIEHISNIKDNLIRQVMSSVYWEDIIKNMIDLGVDTFVEIGPGKSLSKFVKRINRKASICNVEDMQSLNKTLESLNNRSGE from the coding sequence ATGGGAAAGATAGCATTTTTATTTTCAGGCCAGGGAGCTCAGTACGTTGGCATGGGAAAAGAATTGTATGAAAACATTCAGGTCAGCAGAAAAGTTTTTGAAGAGGCTGATAAAGCTCTGGGATTTAGTATCAGCGGTATTTGTTTTAACGGGCCGGCGGAATTAATTAACAGCACTGAAAATACTCAGCCTGCAGTATTAACTGTAAGCATTGCAGCATTAAAGGCACTTCAGGAAAAAGGGATAAACCCGGACTGCTGCGCTGGATTAAGTTTAGGAGAATATTCTGCATTAGTCTGCAGTAATGTTTTTGATTTTGAAACTGCAGTATCCCTGGTTAAAAAAAGGGGAAGGTATATGCAGGAAGCAGTTCCTGAAGGAATTGGAACCATGGCGGCAATTATAGGATTGGAAAGGGATAAAGTATTAGAAGCATGTAATGAATGCAGCCATATAGGTGTAGTTGAAGCAGCAAATTTTAATTGCCCAGGGCAGATAGTAATTGCCGGGGAAATTAAGGCAGTAAAAGAGGCCTGTGTGAGAGCAAAAGAAAAAGGAGCCATGAAAACAGTAATGCTTACTGTTAGCGGACCCTTTCATTCATCTATGCTGAAATCTGCATCCATAAAACTGAAAAGGGAATTAGAAAACATTAATCTTAATGACATGAAAGTGCCGGTATTTACAAATGTAAATGGTAAAGAAATAGAGCATATTTCTAATATAAAGGATAATTTAATAAGGCAGGTTATGTCATCAGTATATTGGGAAGATATAATTAAAAACATGATAGATTTGGGAGTAGATACATTCGTTGAAATTGGACCAGGTAAATCTTTAAGCAAATTTGTAAAAAGGATAAATAGAAAAGCATCCATATGCAATGTTGAAGATATGCAATCATTAAATAAAACTTTAGAAAGTTTAAATAATAGGAGTGGAGAATAA